The Haloplanus sp. CK5-1 genome contains a region encoding:
- a CDS encoding DUF5815 family protein, producing the protein MTNPGVPGGETRTIDLPCGETVGVTEFDLGMREFECPCGDAHAVVMDVHPPERFLPDFLVEILRETVETTSEEMPEFDTPHLLGVVLEEFPDRVATADLSEDGDVGYALLWVTGFDARRLHEIVVELVVELMEHAVSHAEDDATIQEFERQMVDFDVSAFVDQYRAERDLEADDVYRSA; encoded by the coding sequence ATGACGAACCCGGGTGTGCCCGGCGGCGAGACGCGGACGATCGACCTGCCCTGCGGCGAAACCGTCGGTGTCACCGAGTTCGACCTGGGGATGCGGGAGTTCGAGTGTCCCTGTGGGGACGCCCACGCCGTCGTGATGGACGTCCACCCGCCAGAGCGGTTCCTCCCCGACTTTCTGGTGGAGATCCTCCGGGAGACGGTCGAGACGACGAGCGAGGAGATGCCGGAGTTCGACACGCCCCACTTGCTCGGCGTCGTGTTGGAGGAGTTCCCCGACCGGGTGGCGACGGCGGATCTGAGCGAGGACGGCGACGTGGGGTACGCGCTCCTGTGGGTGACGGGGTTCGACGCCCGTCGCCTCCACGAAATCGTCGTCGAACTCGTGGTGGAGTTGATGGAACACGCCGTCAGCCACGCCGAGGACGACGCCACGATCCAGGAGTTCGAACGCCAGATGGTCGACTTCGACGTGTCGGCGTTCGTCGATCAGTACCGCGCGGAACGCGACCTCGAGGCCGACGACGTGTATCGTAGCGCTTGA
- the carB gene encoding carbamoyl-phosphate synthase large subunit has product MTDEATVADPSATESENRTILLIGSGPIQIGQAAEFDYSGAQACRALQEEGARVVLVNSNPATIMTDPDMADRVYIEPITTEAIAEIVRTEQPDGVIAGLGGQTGLNVTAELAEEGVLEEHDVEIMGTPLDTIYATEDRDLFRQRMEKIGQPMPQSTTIRLDDDESASDMDETTLRSRVEAAVDEVGGLPVIARTTYTLGGSGSGVVDDMDELVERVRQGLRLSRNDEVLITESIAGWVELEYEVMRDADDSTIIICNMENLDPMGIHTGESMVVTPSQVIPDEGHQEMRDAALEVIRELGIQGGCNIQFAWHDDGTPGGEYRVVEVNPRVSRSSALASKATGYPIARVTAKVALGKRLHEIDNEITGETTAAFEPAIDYVVTKVPRWPIDKFDDVDFTLGPAMKSTGEAMSIGRTFEESLLKALRSTEYDPAVDWSDVDDDTLATEYLTRPTPDRPYAMFEAFDRGYTVEDVVDLTGIKEWYVERFKRVSESVAAAAEGDFTEAAVKGVTNAEIASAAGSDVGTVETAVPGRTYKQVDTCAGEFAAQTPYYYSSRKPEFVTGPFEGDAAAGELRVDRDIESVVVVGGGPIRIGQGVEFDYCSVHAIQALREEGIDAHVVNNNPETVSTDYDTSDGLFFEPITAEEVADVVEAADADGVMVQFGGQTSVNIGHPLEAEIQRRGLDCDILGTSVDAMDLAEDRDRFNRLMDDRGIAQPEGGSATSEAEALELARSIGYPVLVRPSYVLGGRAMDVVYDDKELKEYIEEAVRVSPDKPILIDEFLDDAVELDVDAVADGDDVLIGGVMEHVESAGVHSGDSACMIPPQADAVTDVMDRVREVTLEIARELDTVGLLNVQLAVKDGTVYVLEANPRSSRTVPFVSKATGVPIAKLAAKVMAGDSLSDLDVDEQIPEKVSVKEVVLPFDRLQGSDPRLGPEMKSTGEVMGTADTFGKAYEKAQSATGKAIPTEGTAVIDLSADEFPDPDSESGRALREGFADFFDVRAFDDLRSAIRSGEVDIIVSRNREALEVAVEEDVTYFSTHASAKATLEGLRHHDDPIDVEATSDRPRRTQNWGGQ; this is encoded by the coding sequence ATGACCGACGAGGCCACCGTGGCGGATCCCTCCGCCACCGAATCCGAGAACCGGACGATACTGTTGATCGGCAGCGGCCCGATCCAGATCGGACAGGCCGCGGAGTTCGACTACTCGGGCGCGCAGGCCTGCCGAGCGCTGCAGGAGGAGGGTGCACGGGTCGTCCTCGTCAACTCGAACCCCGCGACGATCATGACCGACCCCGACATGGCCGATCGGGTGTACATCGAACCGATCACGACCGAGGCCATCGCCGAGATCGTCCGGACGGAACAACCGGACGGCGTGATCGCGGGACTGGGCGGGCAGACCGGACTGAACGTCACCGCGGAACTCGCCGAGGAGGGCGTCCTCGAGGAACACGACGTGGAGATCATGGGGACGCCGCTCGACACCATCTACGCGACCGAGGACCGCGACCTGTTCCGCCAGCGGATGGAGAAGATCGGCCAGCCGATGCCGCAGTCGACCACGATCCGTCTCGACGACGACGAGTCGGCGTCTGACATGGACGAGACGACCCTTCGGAGCCGCGTCGAGGCGGCCGTCGACGAGGTCGGTGGCCTGCCCGTGATCGCACGGACGACGTACACCCTCGGCGGGTCGGGATCGGGCGTCGTCGACGACATGGACGAACTCGTCGAACGCGTCCGGCAGGGACTGCGCCTCTCGCGGAACGACGAGGTGCTGATCACCGAGTCCATCGCCGGGTGGGTCGAACTGGAGTACGAGGTGATGCGCGACGCCGACGACTCGACGATCATCATCTGCAACATGGAGAACCTCGACCCGATGGGCATCCACACGGGCGAGTCGATGGTCGTCACGCCGTCGCAGGTGATCCCGGACGAGGGCCACCAAGAGATGCGCGACGCGGCGCTCGAAGTCATCCGCGAACTCGGGATTCAGGGTGGCTGTAACATCCAGTTCGCGTGGCACGACGACGGCACTCCCGGCGGCGAGTACCGCGTTGTCGAGGTGAACCCGCGGGTGTCGCGGTCCTCCGCACTGGCGTCGAAGGCGACGGGCTACCCGATCGCTCGCGTCACCGCGAAGGTCGCACTGGGCAAACGCCTCCACGAGATCGACAACGAGATCACGGGCGAGACGACGGCGGCGTTCGAGCCTGCGATCGACTACGTGGTGACGAAGGTACCCCGGTGGCCGATCGACAAGTTCGACGACGTGGACTTCACCCTCGGCCCGGCGATGAAGTCGACGGGTGAGGCGATGTCCATCGGGCGGACCTTCGAGGAGTCGCTGTTGAAGGCGCTGCGCTCGACCGAGTACGACCCCGCCGTCGACTGGAGCGACGTGGACGACGATACCCTGGCGACGGAGTATCTGACGCGGCCGACGCCGGACCGCCCGTACGCGATGTTCGAGGCGTTCGACCGGGGGTACACGGTCGAGGACGTCGTCGACCTGACCGGCATCAAGGAGTGGTACGTCGAGCGGTTCAAGCGTGTCTCCGAGTCGGTCGCCGCGGCCGCCGAAGGCGACTTCACCGAGGCGGCGGTGAAGGGCGTCACCAACGCCGAAATCGCGTCCGCCGCGGGATCGGACGTGGGGACCGTCGAGACGGCGGTCCCCGGCCGGACCTACAAGCAGGTCGACACCTGCGCCGGCGAGTTCGCCGCCCAGACGCCGTACTACTACTCCTCGCGGAAACCGGAGTTCGTCACCGGGCCGTTCGAGGGTGACGCGGCCGCGGGCGAACTCCGCGTCGACCGCGACATCGAGAGCGTCGTGGTCGTCGGCGGCGGCCCGATCCGGATCGGACAGGGTGTCGAGTTCGACTACTGCTCGGTCCACGCCATCCAGGCGCTCCGCGAGGAGGGAATCGACGCCCACGTCGTCAACAACAACCCCGAGACGGTGTCGACGGACTACGACACCTCCGACGGCCTCTTCTTCGAACCGATCACCGCCGAGGAGGTGGCGGACGTGGTCGAGGCCGCGGACGCCGACGGCGTGATGGTGCAGTTCGGGGGGCAGACCTCGGTCAACATCGGTCACCCGCTCGAAGCCGAGATCCAGCGCCGCGGACTGGACTGTGATATCCTCGGGACGAGCGTCGACGCGATGGACCTCGCCGAGGACCGCGACCGCTTCAACCGTCTGATGGACGACCGCGGCATCGCCCAACCCGAAGGAGGCTCCGCGACCAGCGAGGCGGAGGCGCTCGAACTGGCGCGGTCGATTGGCTACCCCGTCCTCGTCCGTCCCTCGTACGTACTGGGCGGGCGCGCGATGGACGTGGTGTACGACGACAAGGAACTGAAGGAGTACATCGAGGAGGCGGTCCGGGTCTCGCCGGACAAGCCGATCCTCATCGACGAGTTCCTTGACGACGCCGTCGAACTGGACGTCGACGCCGTCGCCGACGGCGACGACGTGTTGATCGGCGGCGTGATGGAACACGTCGAGAGCGCGGGCGTCCACTCGGGTGACTCGGCGTGTATGATCCCGCCCCAGGCCGACGCGGTGACGGACGTGATGGATCGCGTCCGCGAGGTGACCCTCGAAATCGCCCGCGAACTCGACACCGTGGGCCTGCTAAACGTCCAACTCGCCGTCAAGGACGGCACGGTGTACGTCCTGGAGGCCAACCCCCGCTCCTCGCGAACGGTCCCCTTCGTCTCGAAGGCGACGGGCGTCCCCATCGCCAAACTCGCCGCGAAGGTGATGGCGGGCGACTCGCTGTCGGATCTGGACGTCGACGAGCAGATTCCCGAGAAAGTGAGCGTGAAGGAAGTCGTCCTGCCCTTCGACCGCCTGCAGGGGAGCGACCCCCGTCTGGGCCCGGAGATGAAGTCGACGGGTGAGGTGATGGGGACGGCCGACACGTTCGGCAAGGCCTACGAGAAGGCCCAGTCCGCGACGGGGAAGGCCATCCCCACCGAGGGGACGGCCGTGATCGACCTCTCGGCCGACGAGTTCCCCGACCCCGACAGCGAGTCGGGGCGAGCCCTGCGCGAGGGCTTCGCCGACTTCTTCGACGTCCGCGCGTTCGACGACCTTCGGTCGGCGATCCGGAGCGGCGAGGTCGACATCATCGTCTCGCGCAACCGCGAGGCGCTCGAAGTCGCCGTCGAGGAGGACGTGACCTACTTCTCGACGCACGCCTCCGCGAAGGCGACCCTCGAAGGCCTGCGTCACCACGACGACCCCATCGACGTGGAGGCCACCTCCGACCGGCCCCGTCGGACGCAGAACTGGGGCGGGCAGTAG
- a CDS encoding NAD(+)/NADH kinase, producing MYVGLVAQRDNDRAAALAADLRDRLHEADASIAVDATTAEALGVDGTPIDAFDACDLVVSIGGDGTFLYAARGADGTPILGVNLGEVGFLNAVGPEEAVDAVLDEVAAFRAGDLTVREAPRLAAHGDGWTAPPATNEVVVQGPIRGPGGGVDVTLRVDGARYSEGRADGVLVATPTGSTAYNLSESGPLVHPRVDGLVVNEMCARDGMPPLLVGTDSDVAVDVDGADRAVVVGDGRVLRELDPPAEVRVGLADSPMRVAGPATDFFEALDKLD from the coding sequence ATGTACGTCGGCCTCGTCGCCCAGCGTGACAACGACCGGGCGGCGGCACTCGCAGCCGACCTCCGGGACCGCCTCCACGAGGCGGACGCGTCGATCGCGGTCGACGCCACCACCGCCGAGGCACTCGGCGTCGACGGGACGCCCATCGACGCGTTCGACGCCTGCGACCTCGTTGTCAGCATCGGCGGCGACGGCACCTTCCTCTACGCCGCCCGCGGGGCCGACGGCACACCCATCCTCGGCGTCAACCTCGGCGAGGTCGGCTTCCTGAACGCCGTCGGCCCCGAGGAGGCGGTCGACGCCGTTCTCGACGAGGTGGCGGCGTTTCGTGCCGGCGACCTGACCGTCCGCGAAGCGCCACGACTCGCGGCCCACGGTGACGGCTGGACCGCACCTCCAGCCACCAACGAGGTGGTCGTCCAGGGGCCGATCCGCGGGCCTGGCGGCGGCGTCGACGTTACCCTTCGCGTCGACGGCGCGCGCTACTCCGAGGGTCGCGCCGACGGCGTCCTCGTCGCTACGCCGACCGGGAGCACGGCGTACAACCTCAGCGAGTCCGGTCCGCTGGTCCACCCTCGTGTCGACGGCCTCGTCGTCAACGAGATGTGCGCACGCGACGGCATGCCGCCGCTCCTCGTCGGCACCGACAGCGACGTCGCCGTCGACGTCGACGGCGCGGACCGGGCGGTCGTCGTCGGCGACGGGCGCGTCCTCCGCGAACTCGACCCGCCGGCCGAGGTGCGGGTCGGATTGGCCGACTCGCCGATGCGTGTCGCCGGGCCGGCCACCGACTTCTTCGAAGCGCTCGACAAACTCGACTGA
- a CDS encoding KaiC domain-containing protein has translation MSDDEDWFERALGESDTDAESDTDAESDTDAESDTDAESDTDAESDTDAESDTDAESDTDAESDTDAEATFPESEPSTPDENAFEDLGSGVDGEPDIDPDDGDGDSPFDEDFASAFQNAPDPEGGSGGEADEGGPPGGFGDEGGGGFDADAEFESSIERIKLGIEGLDEMVLGGVPKRSLISIIGSAGTGKTTFGLQFLNRALIDGKRSVYITLEESTERIYDTAEEKGWPFAEYAEEGRLAVVHLDPVEMANSLTSIRSDLPELIEAFDADRLVLDSVSLLEMMYDHPSDRRSEVYRFTRSLKEAGVTTLVTSEASSDNPYGSRYGIIEYLADAVFVLQYVRPSDFQETRLALEIQKIRDANHSRETKPYEITNEGLSVYRQANIF, from the coding sequence ATGAGCGACGACGAGGACTGGTTCGAGCGGGCGCTCGGGGAGAGCGATACCGACGCCGAGAGCGATACCGACGCCGAGAGCGATACCGACGCCGAGAGCGATACCGACGCCGAGAGCGATACCGACGCCGAGAGCGATACCGACGCCGAGAGCGATACCGACGCCGAGAGCGATACCGACGCCGAGAGCGATACCGACGCCGAGGCGACGTTTCCGGAGTCCGAACCGTCGACACCCGACGAGAACGCCTTCGAGGATTTGGGGTCCGGCGTCGATGGCGAGCCCGACATCGATCCCGACGACGGTGACGGCGACTCGCCGTTCGACGAGGACTTCGCCAGCGCCTTCCAGAACGCGCCGGATCCCGAAGGCGGATCCGGCGGCGAGGCCGACGAGGGCGGGCCGCCGGGCGGGTTCGGCGACGAGGGTGGCGGAGGGTTCGACGCGGACGCGGAGTTCGAGTCGTCGATCGAACGGATCAAACTCGGGATCGAGGGATTGGACGAGATGGTCCTCGGCGGCGTGCCCAAGCGGTCGCTGATCTCGATCATCGGTTCCGCGGGGACGGGCAAGACGACGTTCGGACTGCAGTTTCTCAACCGGGCGCTGATCGACGGCAAGCGGAGCGTCTACATCACCTTAGAGGAGAGCACGGAGCGCATCTACGACACGGCCGAGGAGAAGGGTTGGCCGTTCGCCGAGTACGCCGAGGAGGGGCGGTTGGCGGTCGTCCACCTCGACCCCGTCGAGATGGCGAACAGCCTGACGAGCATCCGGAGCGACCTGCCGGAACTGATCGAGGCGTTCGACGCCGACCGACTCGTCCTCGACTCGGTGTCGCTTCTGGAGATGATGTACGACCACCCCTCCGACCGGCGGAGCGAGGTGTACCGGTTCACCCGGTCGCTGAAGGAGGCCGGCGTGACGACGCTCGTCACCAGTGAGGCCAGCAGCGACAATCCGTACGGGTCGCGCTACGGGATCATCGAGTACCTCGCGGACGCGGTGTTCGTCCTGCAGTACGTGCGGCCCTCCGACTTCCAGGAGACGCGACTGGCTCTGGAGATACAGAAGATCCGCGACGCGAACCACTCCCGGGAGACCAAACCCTACGAGATCACCAACGAAGGGTTGAGTGTCTACAGGCAGGCGAACATCTTCTAG
- a CDS encoding nitroreductase family protein → MEFTDLTRTRRSVHQYADTDIDDDTLSAVFEDVRHTPSSFNLQPWEFLVLRGDDLARLQSVAYGQEHVTDAAAAVVVLGTLDPSDHAERVTADLLEKGYLPSEDAAEARLDTVASLADADDETRRVWTVQSCSLAAMALMYAAWDRGVASCPMGGFDADALHDEFGVPDDYEPVLLVTLGYPADDAPDVERDRKFRRETDEFVHFDDFDPAARGSPAADG, encoded by the coding sequence ATGGAGTTCACCGACCTCACTCGAACCCGCAGATCGGTCCACCAGTACGCCGACACCGATATCGACGACGACACGCTCTCGGCCGTCTTCGAGGACGTCCGACACACTCCCTCCTCGTTCAACCTCCAGCCGTGGGAGTTCCTCGTCCTCCGCGGTGACGACCTGGCGCGCCTCCAGTCGGTCGCGTACGGGCAGGAACACGTCACCGACGCCGCGGCCGCGGTCGTCGTCCTCGGGACGCTCGACCCCAGCGACCACGCCGAACGCGTCACCGCGGACCTCTTGGAGAAGGGGTATCTCCCGAGCGAGGACGCCGCCGAGGCGCGCCTCGACACCGTCGCCAGCCTCGCCGACGCGGACGACGAGACGCGGCGCGTCTGGACGGTCCAGAGTTGTTCGCTCGCCGCGATGGCGCTCATGTACGCCGCTTGGGACCGCGGCGTTGCCTCCTGTCCGATGGGCGGGTTCGACGCCGACGCCCTCCACGACGAGTTCGGCGTCCCCGACGACTACGAACCCGTGTTGCTCGTCACGCTCGGCTACCCCGCCGACGACGCCCCCGACGTCGAACGGGACCGGAAGTTCCGCCGGGAGACCGACGAGTTCGTCCACTTCGACGACTTCGACCCCGCCGCCCGCGGGTCGCCGGCGGCCGACGGCTAG
- a CDS encoding universal stress protein, producing MPSHVLVPFDGTPQSEAALSFAVEEWPTASVTLLYVIDPVAAGLGHGTFPSDSEAWYESARETARSTLETARERVDRAVDDRIEVGNPGRVVVAVADEEPYDHVVLGSHGRDGVSRVLLGSVAEAVARRSPVPVTVVR from the coding sequence ATGCCATCGCACGTCCTCGTTCCGTTCGACGGGACCCCCCAGTCCGAGGCAGCGCTCTCCTTCGCCGTCGAGGAGTGGCCGACTGCGTCGGTCACCCTCCTGTACGTCATCGACCCGGTGGCCGCTGGCCTCGGCCACGGGACCTTTCCCAGTGACTCGGAGGCTTGGTACGAGAGCGCCCGAGAGACCGCCCGATCGACGCTCGAGACGGCGCGCGAACGCGTCGATCGGGCGGTCGACGACCGGATCGAGGTTGGGAATCCCGGCCGTGTCGTCGTCGCCGTCGCCGACGAAGAACCGTACGACCACGTCGTCCTCGGGAGCCACGGCCGCGATGGCGTCTCCCGGGTCCTGCTGGGTAGCGTCGCCGAGGCCGTCGCTCGCCGGTCGCCGGTCCCCGTGACCGTCGTTCGGTAG
- a CDS encoding cupin domain-containing protein, which produces MPERTTLSTLSETPHAEVFETRRPRTVRLRLDADERVPRHTHEGTDVVVHLLDGQVELTLDDEVYDLDAGDLIRFSGDREVSPYAVEASTAVVVFAPAE; this is translated from the coding sequence ATGCCGGAACGAACCACGCTCTCGACGCTGTCGGAGACGCCACACGCGGAGGTCTTCGAGACGCGCCGTCCCCGGACCGTCCGCCTGCGACTCGACGCCGACGAACGGGTCCCCCGACACACCCACGAGGGGACGGACGTCGTCGTCCACCTCCTCGACGGGCAGGTCGAACTGACCCTCGACGACGAGGTGTACGACCTCGACGCGGGCGACCTCATCCGGTTCAGCGGCGACCGGGAGGTGTCGCCGTACGCGGTCGAAGCGAGCACCGCCGTCGTCGTCTTCGCGCCGGCGGAGTAG
- a CDS encoding ArsR family transcriptional regulator, whose translation MDSAVLLDLLGNENRRRILRLLARKPCYVTEISEYLGVSPKAVIDHLRKLEEAGLVESHTDDQRRKYFHISRNLRLEVSVSPYGFGTKSAYPASSSLDMDGKCRHVSLDAPGSADDEVDDLAEAFDQLQTLEDELSLAQRWVYGRITEVLDRLTDHLGVDADSRFHAEVLAAVATGARTTESVAEAVDASPDAVRGALNTLADRGLVGRTDGEWRLQ comes from the coding sequence ATGGACTCGGCGGTACTACTCGACCTCCTCGGCAACGAGAACCGCCGGCGAATCCTGCGGCTTCTGGCGCGAAAACCCTGTTATGTCACCGAGATCAGCGAGTATCTCGGCGTCAGTCCGAAGGCGGTGATCGACCACTTGCGGAAACTGGAGGAAGCGGGTCTCGTCGAGAGTCACACCGACGACCAGCGACGGAAGTACTTCCACATCTCGCGCAACCTCCGGTTGGAGGTGAGCGTCTCGCCGTACGGGTTCGGGACCAAGAGCGCCTACCCCGCGAGTTCCAGCCTCGACATGGACGGCAAGTGTCGGCACGTCTCGCTGGACGCACCGGGGAGCGCCGACGACGAGGTGGACGACCTCGCGGAGGCGTTCGACCAGTTACAGACCCTCGAAGACGAACTTTCTCTGGCCCAGCGGTGGGTGTACGGTCGGATCACGGAGGTACTGGATCGACTGACCGACCACCTCGGTGTCGACGCGGACAGCCGGTTCCACGCCGAGGTGCTGGCGGCCGTGGCGACGGGGGCACGAACCACGGAGAGCGTCGCGGAGGCGGTCGACGCGTCGCCGGACGCGGTCCGCGGGGCGCTGAACACCCTCGCAGACCGCGGATTGGTCGGCCGGACGGACGGCGAGTGGCGACTACAGTAG